The stretch of DNA GTAAAGAGATATGAGGTTACATATGAGGTTACATATGAGTGAaagacatgtacagttgaagaaggaagtttacatacaccttagccaaatacatttaataaactcagtttttcacaattcctgacatttaccCCTACAagaaaattccctgtctttgggtcagataggatcaccactttactttaagaatgtgaaatgtcagaatagtagtagagagaatgatttatttcagctttcatttcatcacattcccagtgggtcagaagtttacatacactcaattagtatttggtaccattgcctttaaattgtttaacttgggtcaaacgtttcaggtagccgtccacaagcttcccagaacaagatgggtgaatttttgcccattcctcctgacggagctagtgcaactgagtcaggtttgtaggcctccttgctcccactcactttttttcagttctgcccacaaattttctataggattgagttcagggttttgtgatggccactccaataccttgactttgttgtccttaagccattttgccacaactttggaattatgcttggggtctttgtccatttggaagacccatttgcgaccaagctttacttcctgactgatgtcttgagatgttgcctcaatatatcatcataattttcctacctcatgatgccatctattttgtgaagtgcaccagtccctcctgcggcaaagcacccccacaacatgatgctgccacccccgtgcttcacggttgggatggtgttcttcggcttgcaagccttcccctttttcatccaaacataacaatggtcattatggccaaacagttctattttgtttcaatagaccagaggacatttctccaaaaagtgcgatctttgtcaatgtgcagttgcaatccgtagtctggctgttttatggtggttttggagcagtggcttcttccttgctgagcggcctttcaggttatgtcgatataggactcgttttactgtggatataggtacttttgtacctgtttcctctagcatcttcacaaggtcctttgctgttgttctgggattgatttgcacttttcacaccaaagtacgttcatccctAGGAcacagaaagcgtctccttcctgagcggtatgacggctgcgtggtcccatggtgtttatacttgtgtactattgtttgtacagatgaacgtggtaccttcaggcgttgggaaattgctcccaaggatgaaccagacttgtggagtttttttttctgaggtcttggttgatttcttttgattttcccatgatgtcaagcaaagaggtactgagtttgaaggtaagccttgaaatacatccacaggtacacctccaattgactcaaatgatgtcaattagcctatcagaagcttctaaagccatgacatcattttctggaattttccaagctgtttgaaggcacagtcaacttagtgtatgtaaacttctgacccactggaattgtgatacagtgagttatatgtgaaataatctgtgtgtaaacaattgttggaaaaatgacttgtgtcatgcacaaagtagatgtcctaaccaacttgccaaaactatagtttgttaacaataaatttggGGGTGGTTGTAAAACAAGTTTTAAggactcaaacctaagtgtatgtaaacttccgacttcaactgtatgtactttAAATAGCCAAAATGATATGAGACATTACCTTTTGAGGACAACGAGAGCATGCATGGTCCAGGGCATGTAAACGTAGGCTGTGTTAGTTCTGACTGCATCCACAGTCCTTTCAGCAACTGTCTCTGGCTTGAGGGGAGGGAAGAGCGCTGGAAACCTACAGGACCAGAAAACCCAGAGAGATTAGCTTTACAGTAACTACAATACATGCATGTAGAAAATGGTGcatagcagtagtggtggtgtaatCTAAACTAGATTGTGAAGAACCATGTTGTAGGCTTGCTCACCTGACTCTCATGCCCTGGAACATCTCAGTGTTGGTGTGGAAGGGGAGCACGGTGGTGCAGCCCACTCCGGGACAGTCCAGCAGGCCCAGAGTCAGGCTCTCCATGAAGGCCAGGGAGGAGGCCTTGGAGGTACAGTAGTCGATGGCCCCAGGGATGGGCGACTGGGACAGGATGGAGTTTATACAGACCACGTGGCCGTGCTGGAGCTCCAGCATCCGTGGCAGGAAGGCCTTTGTAGTCTGGATGAGGGAGAAGAAAGGGGGGCATTGGGGAAAATGTACAGTTATACACATgaaaaagagacacacagaggaaacAGGCCCAAGTGGAGCCACATATtgagtttacattttttttcGCTGATGATTGCATTTATGCAACCTGAAAGTTTGATCTCTATTCAAACAGagactgctataggtttcagagGCCCTCTGATGTTCTACCTAGGGGCTGAAGCAGTAAGCCTATAATTTGGAAATACCCCAACACTCCTGTAAATTAACCTGAGACTGACACAAAGGGACATTGGCCAATAAAAGCAATTTTGGAGAATGATAAGACTGATCTAACTGTAAGGTAGCACGCACCTCTCTTCCTAAACCTCCACAACACTTACCCAGAACtgtcccattgtgttgatatgttgAGATTTCAAAAGACAGTCATCGTCGCTGTCCATCAGACTTTTCCCATGGACCACTGCAGCGTTATTCACCAGGATCGTAACATCTCCCACCTGTAAAaataataacaaaacaaatgtCAGAAACAAAACTGATGTTTTTTTATTAAGAGGATTTATCCACTTTTTCTACCTACTTTCTTTTCATGTGAAGTTATGTGGTAGAGCTGACAGTCATATTCTTATCTTGACATTGACATCTTGACATTGTGAatcatacagtatcagtcaaaagtttggacacgcctactcattctcAAGGGTTTTTCATCAtttctacagtgtagaataatagtgaagatatcgaaactatgaaaaaacacataagGAACCAtttagtaagcaaaaaagtgctaaacaaatcaaaatatattttatatttgagattctcaaagtagccaccctttgcctttattacagctttgcattctctcaatcagcttcatgaggaatgcttttccaaaagccTGGATGgagatcccacatatgctgagcacttgttggctgcttttcattcactctgcgatccaactcatcccacagcatctcaattgggttgaggtcgggtgattgcggaggccaggtcatctgatgcagcactccctcactctccttcttggtcaaatagcccttacaaagcctggaggtgtatttgggtcattgtcctgtcaaaaaacaaaatgatagtcccactacgcacaaaccagatgggatggcgtatggtttaaaaatgctgtggtagccatgctggttaagtgtgtcttgaattctaaataaatcacagactgtcACTAGCAAAACACTCGCACACCACCTATTcaatgctttacggtgggaaccacacattcggagatcatccgctcacctactctgcttctcacaaagacacggcggttggaaccaaaaatctcaaatttggactcatcagtccaaaggacatatttccaccttttaatgtccattgctcgtgtttcttggccaaagcacatattttcttcttattggtgtcctttagtagtggtttctttgcagcaatcttattttcctgtggcggtcctcatgagagccagatttatcatagtgcttgatggttttggcgacttcacttgaagaaactttcaaagttgttgaaatttttcagattgactgaccttaatgtcttaaagtaatgatggactgtcctttgttttgcttatttgagctgttcttgccataatatggactttgtcttttaccaaatagggctatcttctgtatacccccctaccttgtcacaacacaactgattggctgaaatgcattaagtaaagaaattccacaaattaacttttaacaaggcacaccttatttaaaaaatatttttttactccTCCGAGGAGGACAAATATCTTTTAGGTTTTTTTTACAGcttttctgctacatatacagttgaagtcggaagtttacatacacttaggttgaagtcattaaaactcatttttaaaccactccacaaatttcttgttaacaaactatagttttggcaagtcagctAGGACattgatgccatggctttagaaccttctggtaggctaattgacgtcatttgagtcaattggaggtgtaacctgtgtatgtatttcaaggcctaccttcaaactcagtgactctttgcttgacatcatgggaaaatcaatagaAATCAGCCACAAAAAtagtagatctccacaagtctggttcatccttgggagcaattccaaatgcctgaatgtaccacgttcatctgtccAAACAGTATTACCTAAGCAGaaacactatgggaccatgcagccatcataccgctctggaaggagacacgttcggtctcctagagacgaatgtactttgatgcgaaaagtgcaaatcaatcacagatcaacagcaaaggaccttgtgaagatgctggaggaaacaggttcaaaagtatctatatccacagaaaaactagtccgatatcgacataacctgaaaggccgctcagcaaggaagaagccagtgCTTCAAAACCTCCATAAAACAGCCAGACTACGGATTGGAATTGCATATGGCGACAAAGATcatagtttttggagaaatgtcctctggtttggtGAAACAAAAATGGCCATAATGcccatcgttatgtttagaggaaaaagggggattcttgcaagccgaagaacaccatcccaaccgtgaagcacgggggtggcagtatcatgttgtgggggtgctttgctgcaggagggactggtgcacttcacaaaatagatgacattatgaggtaggaaaattaggatgatatattgaggcaacatctcaagacatcagtcaggaagttaaagcttggtcgcaaatgggtcttccaaatggacaatgaccccaagcatacttccaaagttgtggcaaaatggcctaaagacaacaaagtcaaggtattggagtggccatcacaaagccctgacctcaatcctatagacaatttgtgggcagaactgaaaaaaagcgagtgcgagcaaggaggcctacaaacctgacacagttacaccagctctgtcaggaggaatgggcaaaacttcccccaacttattgtgggaagcttgtggaaggctacctgaaatgtttgacccaagttaaacaatttaaaggcaatgctaccaaatactaattgagtgtatgtaaacttctgacccactgggaatgtgatgaaagaaatcaaatctgaaataaatcattctctctactattattctgacatttcacattctaaaaataaagtggtgatcctaactgacctaagaaagggcatttttacttggattaaatgttaggaattgtgaaaaactgagtttaaatgtatttggctaaggtgtatgtaaactttcgacttcaactgtacatacattttacatatataTTTTGCATGCACATTTTGAATACACATTTTATATACATGTTACTTTTATATAAAGTATAGTTGAATAAAAAATAATACATTACCAAACATAAGcgctttaatcccacccctcagccactctcagccaatcctacctatcaccatagaccagcCTTGTTTGGTTTACATGTGCCAGTTATAtttcaattgtgctgtgatgttttatATAATTTTTTAACCTGTCTaatgtggcgggccaggcgcacgCAAGCTGACATGGTTGCcgggtgtacggtgtttcctccgacacattggtgtggctggcatccagtgtcaaaaagcagtgcggcttggttgggtcgggtcgtgtttcggaggacgcgtggCTCTTGACCAGAAAGttcgtatgggagttgcagcgatgagacaagactgtaactaccaattggataccatggaattggggagaaaaaggggtagaaAATGAAAACCTTTCCTATGAGtattatttattgactgactatggctttccaaatGTTTTAACCATTCCTtaacctgtgaccagaaacaagctacatagGTGCAATACCAGAATAAATGATCTATTGATTCTGTCTCTTTGCAGCAAAATCTATAGAGCTGAGAATGTTGTATGCCCCATATATATAGCattctgttggtggcaagaattttaTATAATAATTTACATTAAAAACTCGAAGTGTTGAATCAAGTGCAAGTgtagttttttcttcttctccatgtgccatggaattggtACATCAGAAATCTCTTTCCATTTAGTTTGTAACCTGTAtggcacaactgttaattgaaaggCATGAGAGAacgccaatagtgtgcaaagctgtcatcaagtctactttgaataatataaaatatattttgatttgtttagcacgTTTTtcgttactaaatgattccatatgtgttatttcatagttctgacgtcttcactattattctataatgtagaaaatagtacaaataaagaaaaaccctggaatgagtagtgtgtgtccaaacttttgactggtactttatgtCAGATGGGGAGAGGAATTAAAATACAATGAATCCCTGCCAGTTCTGTAGACAGGAGTAACAGCAGTGAGAGAAACATTGACCCATGAGCGTTTCACTGGCTCCAAACAATATGTATGTGTGGATAAAAATTGGATTTATAATAGATCTAAATAGCGTACCTTCTCCCTGACCACCTTGGCCTGCTTGTAAACTTCCTCCCGATTGGCCACGTCGCACAGGAAGTAGTGGCACTCTGTTCCAAATTGGGAGATCTCTTCGCATGTCTCTTTCAGACACTTCTCTGTGCGGCCCCACAGGATCACCTGTAGAGGGTAAACATTAGCCAAGGGTTATAAAATTGCATAATAGTGTAATATGCTCTGAATAAAATATGAGCAATTAGCTCAGCTGAATGAATAGTAATATTTTGCTTTTCAACAATCAGTCAACAATCAGCTATCTGTACACTTATTGTTATCGAAATCCTGAGAAAACATGGCTAAAATACGTTTCATGGGTTGCCAAAGCCAAACAACTATGCCGATGGCACATGCTCTCAACAGGTGTACAGACATTTCATGTTTGCAGCATTTGGCCCTAGGATGAGATGAGATAATTTTGTTGAAATGTTCCTTTCattcagagaacagagagaccatgTTTAGAAGCAACAAATAGTTTCAGAGTGAGATTAAGGGGGTGGGGTTGCAGTGTGAATGAAACGTCTCTTCATCAGCCTGGAGAGGGTAAATTAAGCTCAGTCATTTGAGCAGGGAACATGGGCTAGGATGGAGGTGGGGGGCAGCGATTGGGCAATTAGATCCGTCAGTCTATGGGGTCAAGGAAAGGTAATGAAATCAGGGGGTGAGCCCTCctcatctctcaaacacacattcTCAAAGAGATTACACGGCCTGTTGGGCAGATGAACCCAGTCATTTCTGGTCAGGGAGTCTGAAAACAGTTTGTGTGTGAAGTGCTGATGGGGCCAGTGTAGGGCTTGGCTGGTTGCCAGTGACCAAGGTTAATATTTTTGCAGAAAGTCCTCTGGAAAGTgatcctgtgtatgtgtgtgtgtgtgtgtgtgtgtgtgtgtgtgtgtgtgtgtgtgtgtgtgtgtgtgtgtgtgtgtgtgtgtgtgtgtgtgtgtgtgtgtgtgtgtgtgtgtgtgtgtgtgtgtgtgtgtgtgtgtgtgtgtgtgtgtgtgtgtgtgtgtgtgtgtgtgtgtgtgtacgtgccttTCATCCACCCTTACAGTATGATATCAATATTGTGTGAATACAAACAAATCTTAATTCTACATGTAGATAAGGAAGATAACAAACACAAGCAGAGGTCACAGTGACATCCTTGTCCTGATGGAGAAGAGTACAGAGACAGCCAGGCTATAGCCACTCATTTATTTAGGAATGAATAGGAGGATAGTGAATGTATATCTCAACATCTTAAACATGCTTAGCTAGCTTGCCGAAGGTTTTGCCGCTATCTGTCTTGTTTTACTGCAACACTACATCTAGGGCAGCTGTCTGTGACAGTGTATTCAGATCCCACCAATGTTTTAATGATGCTAGTCCCTATGGGCTTATGTTTACTTGCATAATGGGAGCATTAAAACTGTAAAGCGAAATGTTTGCTTTGGGGGAGATACGGGAGGGTCACAATCTGCATGATATGCAGTTTTGAGCAAGTTCCAAGAGTTAAAAAATGTTTGGCTTTCCACTGGATGGGTCTTTGTTTGAGTTTCTTTAGATTGCTTTTGTGTTTGCTTCGTTTGCCAGCCCATTTAAGTAATCAGCAGAGGTGAACGGATGGGTCTAGGTAAATTACTGAAAGCCTTTAATAGGATTTCATCCTAACAAACAAACCTGACATTTCTCATTAAAAATCACCACTCACCCTGTGCTCTCCTGTTATTTAATTCATTATGCTTATCTGCCAGTCCCAACACACTGGGGCTTCAGGATAAACAATGGCTGGCCAAATCTAGAGCTATCAGCTTAGAATGTCTAAGTGTTACGGAAAACGAATTCTAAATTCCCTCACATCGAGTGACTAAGTATCTCTGATAAACCAGTGATTACTCTGTCTGAGGTGCCATATCTGACTAGATTAAACAACATTCACCAATTGTGTAAAATTGATGGTCTGTTCAAGGACATGATTTATTCAAAGACATTAAGTCTTGCAAATCGCCAAGTGTTGGTGTATCAGGGTGCAATGATGATGAGCTGGTGATGTGGTGGACCTCATCCACATCCCTACAACAGAACGCAATAATATTTCACAAGGAAGAAAATGGGTTCAAGGATGGGCACGAACCCTCTTCTTCACACCAGTTGTAGGGGATAGGGGCTAACagggaggggaaacagggagTTCAGGAGGCAGTCGCCTGCCCTACCGCTGTCTAATTAGTGCGGAGACAACAGGGTCAGTTGCAGGGCAATACCCAGCTGGGAACAGTGTGCTTCCCGCCTCCAcaacccatccacacacacacacacacacacacacacacacacacacacacacacacacacacacacacacacacacacacacacacacacacacacacacacacacgcacacacacacacacacacacacaatagagcTTGCCAATGTGTAAAGCCACTATCAACCTGGGTAGTGGCATATGTTCCCAGTTCTCCTAATGAGTAGCCGTGGTTGAGAACGATGCCAATATCTCTTACTATCTTCAATTGTACTTTCTTCGCCACATGTTCAAAATATTATGATCCACAAATTGAGTCGCAAAAACAAAATGCACAACTAAGTACCTTATTAAATTCTACATGCTGACATTTTTAACCAAGGGCATTTTGGATTTCTGGTTTGGGATGCCAGTGGAATATACTTGAATTGCATAGGGTACATTGAGAGCATATGTGAATATGTTGCTTCAACCTCTGAAACATTTATTGTGGTTGTGCTAGAggccccctccctctttctctgttctctgaaCTTGGGTGCTCAGCTTTTGTAAAGTTGCTGTGGTTTATTGTTTTAGTGCTTCACTCTGTAACGGCTCTTTTGACGACACACACaaggcctcactccccctctcacctccctctatccccctctcaccAGTCTCTCCTTTTCACCTCACATCATTCTTTCATCAATGCTGTGGCTAGTGCACTCCCTACCGTGAAAGCACCAAAGCtactagagagaatagagaaattCCGTCTGCCAATCACAATGGACCTCAAACTGGGGTAAAGTCTTTCCTAGAGGTTATTTGTGATGAATGTCCTACTTCTTTTTAGCATATCTTAGGCGGGGAGTGATTGTGAGGCACATTAGTGCAGGTGTTGTTTTCAAAGCCTTTCACACCTTGATAATACCCAACAATGGGGTCCTGACAAGAATGGTGACTTCCTTTGTTGTGCAGCTGCAAATTATAGCGTTTAAAAGCCACAGTTTTTTGTGGGTTGTTCCCTGAGGAGATGTTGATGGAAGGATGAAGAGCAAGGCCAAAGCACTTAAACTTAATATGGGATATTTTAGCTTGGACACATAATGTAAGGATATGCAAAAGCTGCTACATGTGGTGCTCCATCTGACAATTC from Oncorhynchus keta strain PuntledgeMale-10-30-2019 chromosome 21, Oket_V2, whole genome shotgun sequence encodes:
- the LOC118400210 gene encoding short-chain dehydrogenase/reductase 3-like, whose product is MDFKCLSCIVFFPIHIVYYILKASVYLILPSRRRTLIKEVVLITGGGRGIGRHLAQEFAKQGAKKVILWGRTEKCLKETCEEISQFGTECHYFLCDVANREEVYKQAKVVREKVGDVTILVNNAAVVHGKSLMDSDDDCLLKSQHINTMGQFWTTKAFLPRMLELQHGHVVCINSILSQSPIPGAIDYCTSKASSLAFMESLTLGLLDCPGVGCTTVLPFHTNTEMFQGMRVRFPALFPPLKPETVAERTVDAVRTNTAYVYMPWTMHALVVLKSFMPQAALEEIHKFSGSYTCMNTFKGRT